The Paracholeplasma brassicae genome contains a region encoding:
- a CDS encoding RnfABCDGE type electron transport complex subunit D — protein sequence MNEKMPSHLAVLNNRNLVIMIGALLVILLGATFIFGAYSLLIAGVAIVFSGCVELIFAKTRKKGLDYSILITPLIFALTMPPSVPLWVVAIGASFGTFFAKSLFGGLGKNIFNPAMVGYIFVTISFPRYLNTQWLNPKTDVIGSVTPLIGLNGGNLSESYMDLLLGVVPGSLGETFRIGILIIGLLLVVLKIVDWRIPVSILGTVFIVNLIGNQLNETYFSDPVASLLVGSVLFGSFFVASDPVSMPVSNWAKVIYGIGIAAIILIIRGNPGAYPAGMAFSVVIMNAFSPLIDSYFIKEAGELV from the coding sequence ATGAATGAAAAAATGCCAAGCCACTTAGCGGTTTTAAACAATCGTAATTTGGTCATTATGATTGGTGCGCTATTGGTTATTTTACTTGGGGCGACCTTTATCTTTGGGGCCTATAGTTTGTTAATCGCAGGGGTTGCGATTGTCTTTAGTGGGTGCGTTGAGTTAATATTTGCGAAAACGAGAAAAAAAGGTCTCGATTATAGCATATTAATCACACCTCTTATTTTTGCGTTAACGATGCCACCATCGGTCCCACTTTGGGTGGTTGCGATCGGTGCGAGCTTCGGGACTTTTTTTGCAAAAAGTTTATTTGGTGGTTTGGGTAAAAACATCTTTAACCCAGCCATGGTCGGTTATATTTTTGTTACAATCTCGTTTCCAAGGTATTTAAACACACAGTGGTTAAACCCAAAAACCGATGTGATTGGGAGTGTGACCCCATTAATTGGTTTAAATGGTGGTAATCTTAGTGAATCTTATATGGATTTATTGTTGGGTGTTGTGCCTGGATCACTAGGGGAGACGTTTCGTATTGGTATTCTAATTATAGGGCTTCTCTTAGTCGTTCTAAAAATTGTGGACTGGCGTATTCCGGTCTCAATTCTAGGTACGGTATTTATCGTTAATTTGATTGGAAATCAGTTGAATGAAACCTATTTTAGTGACCCGGTCGCATCTTTACTAGTCGGTAGTGTGCTTTTCGGTAGTTTCTTTGTCGCAAGTGACCCAGTATCGATGCCGGTTTCTAACTGGGCGAAAGTAATTTATGGCATTGGGATTGCGGCAATCATCTTAATTATTCGTGGTAACCCTGGCGCATACCCAGCCGGCATGGCGTTTTCTGTGGTGATTATGAATGCGTTTAGTCCGTTAATTGATTCATACTTTATTAAAGAAGCGGGTGAGCTTGTATGA
- a CDS encoding FMN-binding protein, protein MRQYINMLVFVVILGSVVSFLLVGADLLTKDRIARNDEALLKSSILDAYDISYSFNTVFERFDETVEEVVIEDTTFYIDKETNRVSYIFKGSGVWGPIEAIMTLEADFKTIVSISILAQEETPGLGGVLAEAWYLEKYSGTVLSDQSPYIIIRHGNEDNLPNEVDAITGGTRTSEAFMKMVNETYPMYKTLFESRGN, encoded by the coding sequence ATGAGACAATACATCAACATGTTAGTGTTTGTTGTGATTTTGGGGTCCGTGGTTTCTTTCTTACTTGTTGGGGCGGATTTGCTGACCAAAGACCGAATCGCAAGAAATGACGAAGCGTTATTAAAGAGTTCGATTTTAGATGCTTATGACATCAGTTATAGTTTTAATACGGTGTTTGAACGTTTTGATGAAACGGTTGAAGAAGTGGTTATTGAAGACACAACGTTTTATATTGATAAAGAAACAAACCGTGTGTCCTACATTTTCAAAGGTTCCGGGGTTTGGGGGCCAATCGAAGCGATTATGACGCTTGAGGCGGATTTTAAAACAATCGTTTCAATTTCAATTTTAGCGCAAGAAGAAACACCTGGTCTTGGTGGTGTGTTGGCTGAGGCTTGGTATTTAGAAAAATACAGTGGGACTGTACTTTCTGATCAAAGTCCCTACATTATTATCAGACATGGGAATGAGGATAATCTACCAAATGAAGTCGATGCGATTACAGGCGGAACAAGAACCTCTGAAGCTTTTATGAAGATGGTTAATGAAACCTACCCGATGTATAAGACGTTATTTGAAAGTAGAGGTAATTAA
- a CDS encoding Rnf-Nqr domain containing protein — MKWIRIKYTKTYNLLKDGLATSNPIVIAVLGICSSLAVSNKVENAIAMGLGVTFVVMASSMLISSMRSIIPAKVRMVTYMVVISTFVIMFQMFLDAYFPTIAKSLAAYVGLIITNCIVMGRAEAFAVKNPVKYSIVDGFASGMGYMFILVVVAIIREALAFGTILNMRVMPLSFTNWSVMALAPGGFFVMALFIWGIREWLKYYESEV; from the coding sequence ATGAAATGGATTCGTATTAAATACACTAAAACCTATAACCTCTTAAAGGACGGGCTTGCCACAAGTAATCCAATTGTGATTGCCGTCTTAGGGATTTGTTCCTCACTTGCGGTATCAAACAAGGTTGAAAACGCGATCGCGATGGGTCTAGGTGTGACCTTTGTTGTGATGGCCTCAAGCATGCTCATTTCAAGTATGAGAAGTATTATTCCAGCCAAAGTTCGAATGGTGACTTACATGGTGGTCATTTCGACGTTTGTGATTATGTTTCAAATGTTTCTAGATGCGTACTTTCCAACGATTGCCAAAAGCTTAGCGGCTTACGTCGGTTTGATCATCACCAATTGTATTGTGATGGGTAGAGCTGAGGCGTTTGCGGTTAAAAACCCAGTCAAGTATTCCATAGTTGATGGGTTTGCTTCAGGTATGGGTTATATGTTCATACTGGTTGTTGTTGCAATCATCAGAGAAGCCTTAGCGTTTGGAACCATCTTAAACATGAGGGTCATGCCTTTAAGTTTTACGAATTGGTCTGTCATGGCCTTAGCGCCTGGTGGGTTCTTTGTGATGGCGCTCTTCATTTGGGGCATTCGAGAATGGCTTAAGTATTACGAAAGTGAGGTGTAA
- a CDS encoding Rnf-Nqr domain containing protein: MSNLIELFVATILNHNIALVYILGMCPLIAISTNVKNAKGMGIAVVLVVTLTAMINYPIYQLLKQTETTSLALLVFIITIAATVQVLEMLMDKYLPKLYNAFGIYLPLITVNCVVLAVSLFFVNRTYNFAETTVFSFGSSVGWMLAIVLVAGIREKMAKHSDVPRGLKGKGIVFVILGILALAFIGFTGLASI; encoded by the coding sequence GTGAGTAATCTAATTGAACTTTTTGTTGCAACGATATTAAATCACAACATTGCACTGGTCTACATTTTAGGGATGTGTCCATTAATTGCTATTTCGACGAACGTGAAAAATGCCAAAGGGATGGGGATTGCGGTTGTTTTGGTTGTTACCTTAACGGCAATGATCAACTACCCGATTTATCAATTATTAAAACAAACCGAAACAACGAGTTTAGCACTGTTGGTTTTCATTATTACGATTGCGGCAACCGTGCAAGTCTTAGAGATGTTAATGGATAAGTATTTACCTAAACTCTATAACGCGTTTGGTATTTATTTACCACTAATTACCGTAAACTGTGTGGTCTTAGCGGTATCATTGTTCTTTGTTAACCGTACGTATAATTTTGCGGAAACCACGGTGTTTTCGTTTGGATCGAGCGTTGGTTGGATGCTAGCGATCGTTTTAGTTGCTGGCATTCGAGAAAAAATGGCGAAGCACAGTGATGTACCAAGAGGTTTAAAAGGCAAAGGGATTGTCTTTGTCATCTTGGGCATCTTAGCGTTAGCGTTTATTGGATTTACTGGCTTAGCTAGTATATAA
- a CDS encoding NADH:ubiquinone reductase (Na(+)-transporting) subunit F: MNPFVPIILIGGLILITLFLIVIDKLLGGGKEKMLLVNEDTIIPVKNEDTLLNTLSNQKIYIPSACGGKATCGFCKFRLIEGGGEVKPTELPFLSKEERDLGIRLSCQVKVKDDMKIEIPKELLHAKAYQTKVVEIIEQTYDIKLVRFKLIDPDKMEFKPGQYAQIKVPGIDVIRAYSIASNPKDTSEIELIIRQVPNGKATTFVHKALQVGDKITLTGPYGDFYLRDSGREMICIAGGSGKAPIRSILYYLKDRGMTRKVTYFFGAKSKRDLYMTEEFEQLMTEFPNFTYVPALSEPLEEDNWKGEVGLITDVVDRHTDDLSEAEAYLCGSPGMINACNKVLSKHKIKEHNVFFDKF; this comes from the coding sequence ATGAATCCGTTTGTACCGATTATATTGATTGGTGGTTTAATACTCATTACCCTCTTTTTAATTGTCATTGATAAACTACTTGGTGGTGGCAAAGAAAAGATGTTACTTGTCAATGAGGATACCATCATACCTGTAAAAAATGAAGATACGTTATTAAATACGTTATCGAATCAAAAAATCTACATTCCTTCAGCGTGCGGAGGAAAAGCGACGTGTGGGTTTTGTAAGTTTCGACTCATTGAAGGTGGTGGTGAGGTTAAACCAACCGAACTACCATTTCTATCCAAAGAAGAAAGAGATTTAGGCATTCGTTTGTCTTGCCAAGTAAAAGTCAAGGACGACATGAAAATTGAAATCCCAAAGGAGTTACTGCACGCGAAGGCTTACCAAACGAAAGTCGTTGAAATCATTGAGCAAACCTATGACATCAAATTGGTTCGGTTTAAATTAATTGACCCGGACAAAATGGAATTTAAACCGGGTCAATACGCACAAATTAAAGTCCCCGGCATTGATGTGATTCGGGCTTACTCAATCGCATCTAACCCAAAAGACACATCAGAAATCGAGTTGATTATTAGACAAGTGCCTAACGGTAAAGCAACAACGTTTGTCCATAAAGCCTTACAAGTAGGCGATAAAATCACACTGACGGGGCCCTATGGTGATTTTTATTTAAGAGACAGTGGTAGAGAAATGATTTGTATCGCTGGTGGCTCAGGTAAAGCACCAATTAGAAGTATCCTATATTACTTAAAAGACCGCGGCATGACGCGTAAAGTCACTTATTTCTTTGGGGCGAAATCCAAAAGAGATCTCTATATGACCGAAGAATTCGAACAGTTAATGACTGAATTTCCAAACTTTACTTACGTGCCAGCTCTATCAGAACCGCTTGAAGAAGACAATTGGAAGGGTGAGGTTGGTTTAATTACCGACGTTGTTGATAGACACACCGATGATCTAAGTGAAGCAGAAGCCTATTTGTGCGGCTCACCAGGGATGATTAACGCCTGTAACAAAGTCTTAAGTAAACACAAAATTAAAGAACACAACGTTTTCTTTGATAAGTTTTAA
- the tkt gene encoding transketolase translates to MNQTIDQLSINTLRFLAVDAINKANSGHPGIVLGAAPMAHMLFTKHMHIYPKKPNWFNRDRFILSAGHGSMLLYGLNHLSGFKVSLEDLKNFRQIGNTPGHPEYGHTDGVETTSGPLGQGISNGVGMAIAEAHLAKKYNKPGYDVVDHYTYVLCGDGDLQEGVALEALSLAGHLGLGKLIVLFDSNDIQLDGKTDLAFSDDHKKKFESMNWHYQRVADGNDIDLINKAIKKAKKEDNRPSVIEVKTIIGYGTTLSGTSSVHGSPIGFERREEMKQFYSWPHDAFDVPQEVYKHYKTKVYNRGHRTYRKWVDMVEEYAQKFPQEAQELKSSVLQDFSVSIDALPKFEFGGQVSTRAASGKVLDYLSKEYPCIMGGSADLTASTMAKGADGHFSKENRLGRNINFGVREHAMGAITNGLTLHGGIKAFSGAFFVFSDYMKPSLRLAAIMRIPSIFVFSHDSIAVGEDGPTHQPVEQLAGLRAIPGLNVIRPADANETAQAWAVAMNSKHTPTAIITTRQNVKTLRDTPHPQFNRGAYVISKEEGPLDGILLAAGSEVSLAVEVQSLLKEKNKYVRVVSMPSMYMFDKEKQTYKDEVLPKGVKTLALEMGSSMPWYKYTPNVYGIDSYGVSAPLAVAIKHFGFTKEKVEEVYLNIK, encoded by the coding sequence ATGAATCAAACAATCGATCAATTAAGTATTAACACCTTGAGATTTTTAGCGGTTGATGCCATTAACAAGGCAAACAGTGGACACCCAGGGATTGTTTTAGGTGCCGCGCCAATGGCGCACATGTTGTTTACAAAACACATGCATATATACCCTAAAAAACCAAATTGGTTCAACAGAGACCGCTTTATTCTATCTGCGGGTCACGGTTCGATGTTACTTTACGGATTAAACCATTTATCTGGGTTTAAGGTGAGTTTAGAAGATTTAAAGAACTTTAGACAAATCGGAAACACACCAGGTCACCCAGAATACGGTCACACCGATGGGGTAGAAACCACCTCAGGTCCATTAGGTCAAGGAATTTCTAATGGGGTTGGTATGGCCATTGCTGAGGCACACTTGGCAAAAAAATACAACAAGCCAGGCTATGACGTCGTTGATCATTACACGTATGTGCTTTGTGGTGATGGGGACTTACAAGAAGGCGTTGCACTTGAAGCACTGAGCTTAGCAGGCCATCTAGGCTTAGGTAAGCTGATTGTACTATTTGACTCAAACGACATTCAATTAGACGGGAAAACGGATTTAGCGTTTTCTGATGACCACAAGAAGAAATTCGAATCAATGAATTGGCATTACCAAAGAGTAGCGGATGGCAATGACATTGATTTAATTAATAAAGCCATTAAAAAAGCGAAAAAAGAAGACAATAGACCATCGGTGATTGAAGTTAAGACAATCATCGGTTATGGGACAACCCTAAGTGGGACCTCAAGCGTCCACGGCTCTCCAATTGGATTTGAACGCCGTGAGGAAATGAAACAATTTTATTCATGGCCACATGACGCATTTGATGTGCCGCAAGAAGTTTACAAGCATTACAAAACAAAAGTATACAACCGTGGTCACCGTACGTATCGTAAATGGGTTGACATGGTTGAAGAATACGCTCAAAAATTCCCACAAGAGGCTCAAGAATTAAAGAGTTCAGTGCTTCAAGATTTCAGTGTTTCAATTGATGCCCTACCAAAATTTGAATTTGGTGGACAAGTCTCAACACGTGCCGCATCCGGTAAGGTTCTGGATTATTTATCCAAAGAATACCCATGCATCATGGGCGGGTCTGCCGATTTAACAGCCTCAACCATGGCTAAAGGCGCAGACGGTCATTTCAGCAAAGAAAACCGTTTGGGCAGAAACATTAATTTTGGTGTTCGTGAGCACGCCATGGGCGCAATCACCAACGGGTTAACTCTACACGGTGGTATTAAAGCATTCTCTGGGGCATTCTTTGTCTTCTCAGACTACATGAAACCATCCTTAAGACTAGCTGCGATCATGCGAATCCCATCAATCTTTGTTTTCTCACACGACTCAATTGCCGTGGGTGAGGATGGACCAACGCACCAACCGGTCGAACAATTAGCAGGTCTTCGTGCCATTCCAGGTTTAAACGTGATTCGTCCAGCAGACGCTAACGAAACAGCACAAGCTTGGGCAGTTGCTATGAATTCCAAACACACACCAACCGCCATTATTACAACCAGACAAAACGTGAAAACCCTAAGAGACACACCACACCCTCAGTTCAACCGTGGCGCATATGTGATTTCTAAGGAAGAAGGGCCACTCGATGGTATCCTACTTGCCGCTGGTAGTGAGGTATCACTTGCGGTTGAGGTTCAGTCATTGTTAAAAGAAAAGAATAAATACGTACGCGTGGTTTCAATGCCAAGCATGTACATGTTTGATAAAGAAAAACAAACCTACAAAGACGAAGTGCTTCCAAAAGGCGTAAAAACCTTAGCGCTTGAAATGGGTAGCTCAATGCCTTGGTACAAATACACACCAAACGTTTATGGCATTGATTCTTATGGGGTATCTGCTCCACTTGCGGTGGCCATCAAACATTTTGGATTTACAAAAGAAAAAGTGGAAGAAGTATACTTAAACATCAAATAA
- the mnmG gene encoding tRNA uridine-5-carboxymethylaminomethyl(34) synthesis enzyme MnmG, translating to MMYDVLVVGGGHAGIEACLAAARMGKKTALVTGKLDRVGAMSCNPSIGGPAKGIVVREIDALGGQMARSADLGQIQMKMLNLSKGPAVWALRAQIDKLAYPKIMLEILENQENLTLIEALVDHLIINDNQACGVVLESNEEIKSKTVVITTGTYLDSRILRGHEKTVSGPDGQPTTKGISKQLADLGFEMVRLKTGTPPRVLKSSIDYTKTTIQNADDKFQTFSFDPLITEMGHQEPCYLTHTNLDTHGIININLNLSSMYGGIVEGVGPRYCPSIEDKVVRFSDKERHQIFLEPESMALDEIYVQGLSTSMPKEIQEKMVHSIKGLENAVIVRYAYAIEYDAINPTQLYQSLETRKIENLFCAGQINGTSGYEEAAGQGLMAGINAVLKIDQKEPFVLKRNEAYIGVLIDDLITKGTKEPYRLLTSRAEHRLLLRHDNADLRLREYGYRLGLLDQTRYDQFLEKKAQIDEIKAQIEEVVVLPNDENNRLLRQQGSSKISDRIKLNELLKRPEIHYNVIKHFIPTSASDTVLEQVEIQVKYRGYIDKAYKEAEKMVRVDEKPIPKDINYDLIRNLAIEAREKFKKIRPTTLGAASRISGVNPSDISILLVYLESIK from the coding sequence ATTATGTATGACGTATTAGTCGTCGGTGGTGGACACGCCGGAATCGAAGCGTGTTTGGCCGCAGCCCGCATGGGCAAAAAAACAGCGTTAGTAACAGGAAAGCTTGATCGCGTTGGGGCAATGAGTTGTAACCCATCGATTGGTGGACCAGCCAAAGGGATTGTTGTTCGAGAAATTGATGCGCTTGGTGGCCAAATGGCCAGAAGTGCAGACCTTGGACAAATCCAAATGAAAATGTTGAATCTTTCAAAAGGACCAGCAGTTTGGGCATTAAGAGCACAAATTGATAAGTTGGCGTATCCTAAGATCATGTTAGAGATACTAGAAAACCAAGAAAATCTAACGTTAATTGAAGCGTTAGTGGATCATTTAATTATTAATGACAACCAAGCGTGTGGCGTTGTTTTAGAATCAAACGAAGAAATCAAGTCAAAGACCGTGGTGATTACCACAGGTACTTATTTAGATAGCCGTATTCTAAGAGGACATGAAAAAACCGTGTCAGGCCCAGATGGTCAACCGACCACTAAAGGGATCTCAAAACAATTAGCAGACCTCGGATTTGAAATGGTCAGACTAAAAACAGGTACCCCGCCAAGGGTACTAAAAAGTAGTATCGATTATACGAAGACTACCATTCAAAACGCGGACGACAAATTTCAAACGTTCAGCTTTGACCCACTAATCACAGAAATGGGTCATCAAGAACCTTGTTATTTGACTCACACCAACCTAGACACACATGGCATCATCAACATTAATCTTAATTTGTCATCAATGTATGGCGGCATTGTTGAAGGGGTAGGACCAAGGTACTGCCCATCGATCGAAGACAAAGTCGTTCGTTTCTCTGATAAAGAAAGACACCAAATCTTCCTAGAACCAGAAAGTATGGCCTTAGATGAAATTTATGTCCAAGGACTATCGACGTCAATGCCAAAAGAAATTCAAGAGAAAATGGTGCATTCGATTAAGGGGTTAGAAAATGCGGTCATTGTAAGATACGCTTACGCAATTGAATACGACGCGATTAATCCAACCCAACTTTATCAATCACTTGAAACAAGAAAAATCGAAAACTTATTTTGTGCCGGACAAATCAATGGCACCTCAGGTTACGAAGAAGCGGCTGGTCAAGGGTTAATGGCAGGGATTAATGCTGTCTTAAAAATTGATCAAAAGGAACCGTTTGTCTTAAAACGAAACGAAGCCTACATTGGCGTCTTAATTGATGACTTAATTACCAAAGGCACCAAAGAACCTTACCGTTTACTTACCTCAAGAGCTGAACACCGCTTATTACTTAGACACGATAACGCGGACTTAAGATTAAGAGAGTATGGGTATCGTTTAGGATTGCTTGATCAGACTCGATACGATCAGTTTTTAGAAAAAAAAGCACAAATTGACGAAATTAAAGCACAAATCGAAGAAGTCGTTGTTCTGCCGAATGACGAAAATAACCGATTGTTAAGACAACAAGGTTCAAGTAAAATAAGTGACAGAATAAAGTTAAATGAACTATTAAAACGACCAGAAATCCATTATAATGTAATTAAGCATTTCATTCCTACGAGTGCTTCTGATACGGTATTAGAACAAGTTGAAATTCAAGTGAAGTATCGAGGCTATATCGATAAAGCGTATAAAGAAGCCGAAAAAATGGTCCGTGTTGATGAAAAACCAATCCCTAAAGACATCAATTACGATTTAATTCGAAATCTAGCAATCGAAGCAAGAGAAAAGTTTAAAAAGATAAGACCGACAACCCTAGGTGCCGCTAGTCGGATTTCAGGGGTTAATCCATCGGACATTTCTATCTTACTCGTCTACTTGGAGTCAATTAAATGA
- the rsmG gene encoding 16S rRNA (guanine(527)-N(7))-methyltransferase RsmG, whose protein sequence is MRTQFLSDLGITLTEVQLNQFETYFNYLIEQNQVMNLTAITEEKDVYYKHFYDSVSLIKAIDFNAIQSICDIGAGAGFPSIPLKIIFPHLQVTIVESLQKRIGFLSRLSLKLEIDGIELIANRAEVFAENNRNRFDLVTARAVAPIKILDELALPMVKLGGTLLAMKASNFHEELKEASKGITILGGRVERVESFELPFDYGVRHLLVIKKVKINDKYPRSYAQIKNKPL, encoded by the coding sequence ATGAGAACGCAATTTTTAAGTGACTTAGGGATCACATTAACCGAGGTTCAATTAAACCAATTTGAAACCTACTTTAATTATTTAATCGAACAAAACCAGGTGATGAACTTAACAGCAATCACTGAGGAAAAAGATGTGTACTACAAACATTTCTACGATTCGGTGTCTTTAATTAAAGCCATTGACTTCAACGCCATACAATCAATATGTGACATAGGGGCAGGCGCAGGCTTTCCAAGTATTCCCTTAAAAATCATTTTTCCACACTTACAAGTAACGATTGTTGAATCCCTTCAAAAACGAATTGGGTTCTTATCAAGATTGTCACTTAAATTGGAAATTGACGGGATCGAGTTGATTGCGAACCGTGCCGAAGTATTTGCAGAAAATAATCGCAACCGTTTTGATTTAGTGACCGCAAGAGCCGTCGCGCCAATCAAAATATTAGATGAACTTGCCCTACCGATGGTTAAACTCGGAGGGACACTATTAGCAATGAAAGCGTCTAATTTTCATGAAGAATTAAAAGAAGCGAGTAAAGGCATTACCATCTTGGGTGGCAGAGTTGAACGTGTTGAATCGTTTGAACTACCATTTGATTATGGCGTACGTCATTTGCTTGTTATAAAAAAAGTAAAAATAAACGATAAATACCCAAGAAGTTACGCACAGATAAAAAACAAACCGTTATAA
- a CDS encoding ParA family protein: MGKVISVANQKGGVGKTTTSVNLSASLVYYGKKVLLVDFDAQGSATTSLGINRSTLNGNLYDALMGEMDITDVILEVPIQGRKEVLHVIPATIDLAGIDYKLLEKENHEYVFDQLVKKVKDNYDYVIIDCAPALGLTTLNALYASDSVLIPIQCQFLAIDGLTQLLNTVRVVQKNLKVNKRELTIEGVLLTMLDKRTKAGWAIVNEIKEYFQEGVFKTFITSNVAAQVAPTYGIPILTYAPKSPAAVLYKSLAKELIDNNEKRQSIR; this comes from the coding sequence ATGGGCAAAGTCATTTCTGTAGCCAACCAAAAAGGTGGCGTAGGCAAAACCACAACGAGCGTGAATTTGAGCGCATCACTGGTCTACTATGGCAAGAAAGTTTTGTTAGTGGATTTTGATGCACAAGGCAGCGCAACCACGTCACTAGGCATAAACAGAAGTACACTAAATGGCAATCTTTATGACGCATTGATGGGGGAAATGGATATCACAGACGTGATATTAGAAGTGCCTATCCAAGGTAGAAAAGAAGTATTGCATGTCATACCAGCAACCATTGATTTAGCCGGTATTGACTACAAGTTATTAGAAAAAGAGAATCACGAATACGTTTTTGATCAACTCGTAAAGAAAGTCAAAGACAATTACGATTACGTTATTATTGATTGTGCACCTGCGCTAGGGCTAACCACATTAAACGCATTATACGCAAGCGATTCGGTTTTAATTCCGATTCAATGCCAGTTTTTAGCGATTGATGGCTTAACACAATTACTCAACACAGTTCGTGTTGTACAAAAAAACCTTAAAGTGAATAAGCGTGAACTGACCATCGAAGGTGTGTTATTGACGATGTTAGATAAACGAACAAAAGCCGGTTGGGCGATCGTAAATGAAATTAAAGAGTATTTCCAAGAAGGGGTATTTAAAACCTTCATCACAAGTAACGTTGCTGCGCAAGTCGCACCGACTTATGGCATACCAATTTTAACCTACGCACCGAAATCGCCAGCCGCTGTTTTATACAAATCATTAGCTAAGGAGTTGATTGATAACAATGAAAAACGACAAAGCATTAGGTAG
- a CDS encoding ParB/RepB/Spo0J family partition protein, with amino-acid sequence MKNDKALGRGLKDLLFENVIDEIQDGERILEIPLKEITPNPFQPRRIFDPEKINDLAQSINEHGVFQPIIIKKVKDGYMIVSGERRFRAAKQVGLTTIPAIVRAYDPQKVAEISLVENLQREDLSPIEEAEAYSSIMRSMEMTQKELADKIGKSRSYVTNVLGLLNLPEDVQGMLLDKKISMAHARVLSKLDNIARIKLLANRIVNEGLSVRQIEQLAQTEAKANKQKREAKPLTFMMYEQALKQNAGLKASVTKNKLTINVKDENELKKLVEKLLG; translated from the coding sequence ATGAAAAACGACAAAGCATTAGGTAGAGGATTAAAAGATTTGTTATTTGAAAACGTCATTGATGAAATTCAAGACGGGGAACGAATCTTAGAAATCCCATTAAAAGAAATCACACCAAACCCATTTCAACCAAGACGTATTTTCGATCCTGAAAAGATTAATGATCTTGCGCAATCGATTAACGAGCACGGTGTATTCCAACCAATCATTATCAAAAAAGTTAAAGACGGGTACATGATTGTTTCAGGCGAACGCAGGTTTCGTGCGGCAAAACAAGTTGGTTTAACCACCATTCCAGCCATCGTTAGAGCTTACGATCCACAAAAAGTCGCAGAAATTTCATTGGTCGAAAATCTTCAAAGAGAAGATTTATCACCAATTGAAGAAGCAGAAGCGTACTCAAGCATCATGCGATCAATGGAAATGACGCAAAAAGAATTGGCAGATAAAATCGGAAAATCAAGAAGTTATGTGACTAACGTCTTAGGTCTATTAAACTTACCAGAAGACGTACAAGGCATGCTGTTGGATAAAAAGATTTCAATGGCTCACGCGCGCGTTCTATCAAAACTAGATAACATCGCTCGAATTAAGCTGTTGGCTAATCGAATTGTCAATGAAGGTTTAAGTGTAAGACAAATTGAACAGCTGGCACAAACCGAGGCAAAAGCCAATAAACAAAAACGAGAAGCGAAGCCGTTAACCTTCATGATGTATGAACAAGCACTTAAACAAAACGCAGGCTTAAAGGCAAGTGTTACAAAAAATAAACTGACAATCAACGTTAAAGATGAAAACGAACTAAAAAAATTAGTGGAGAAACTCTTAGGATGA
- a CDS encoding DUF951 domain-containing protein, which yields MIYQVGDKITTKKKHVCGSNTWVIIRTGADIKIKCAGCAREVMIPKYELDKKVKPET from the coding sequence ATGATTTATCAAGTTGGCGATAAGATCACGACCAAAAAGAAACACGTTTGTGGGTCTAATACGTGGGTTATCATACGTACGGGCGCGGATATTAAGATAAAATGCGCAGGATGTGCGCGCGAAGTAATGATTCCAAAGTATGAACTCGACAAGAAAGTCAAACCGGAAACTTAG